Proteins co-encoded in one Flavobacterium sp. M31R6 genomic window:
- the aspS gene encoding aspartate--tRNA ligase, with product MYRSHNCGELNASHINTEVTLAGWVQKSRDKGFMNWVDLRDRYGITQLIFDESRSIKEVFEAAKTLGREYVIQVKGTVIEREAKNKNIPTGEIEILVTELNILNAALTPPFTIEDETDGGEDIRMKYRYLDIRRNPVKNSLLFRHKVAMEVRKYLSDLDFCEVETPYLIKSTPEGARDFVVPSRMNEGQFYALPQSPQTFKQLLMVGGMDKYFQIVKCFRDEDLRADRQPEFTQIDCEMAFVEQEDILNVFEGLTRHLLKEIKGIEVDKFPRITYDYAMKTYGNDKPDIRFGMEFGELNEFAQHKDFPVFNAAELVVGIAVPGAGNYTRKEIDALIDWVKRPQVGASGMVYAKCNDDGTFKSSVDKFYDQEDLTNWAKTTGAKPGDMIFVLSGPADKTRAQLSALRMELATRLGLRNPAEFAPLWVVDFPLLEFDEESGRYHAMHHPFTSPKPEDMHLLETDPGKVRANAYDMVLNGNEIGGGSIRIHDKATQQLMFKYLGFTEEEAKAQFGFLMDAFQFGAPPHGGLAFGLDRLVAILGGQETIRDFIAFPKNNSGRDVMIDAPSVIDESQLKELHIKLNLTN from the coding sequence ATGTACAGAAGTCATAATTGTGGCGAATTAAACGCCTCACATATCAATACAGAAGTTACACTTGCCGGTTGGGTTCAAAAATCTAGAGATAAAGGATTTATGAATTGGGTAGATTTACGCGACCGTTATGGAATTACACAATTGATTTTTGACGAAAGTCGTTCTATAAAAGAAGTTTTTGAAGCTGCCAAAACACTGGGTCGTGAATACGTGATTCAAGTAAAAGGAACTGTTATTGAGCGTGAAGCCAAAAACAAAAACATTCCTACAGGTGAAATTGAAATTTTAGTAACTGAACTGAATATTTTAAATGCCGCTTTAACTCCTCCGTTTACCATTGAAGATGAAACTGACGGTGGTGAAGACATCCGAATGAAATACCGTTACCTGGACATTCGAAGAAATCCGGTAAAAAACAGTTTGCTTTTCCGTCACAAAGTGGCAATGGAAGTGCGTAAATATCTTTCGGATCTTGATTTCTGTGAAGTGGAAACTCCTTATTTAATCAAATCTACTCCAGAAGGAGCTAGAGATTTTGTTGTTCCATCCCGTATGAATGAAGGACAATTCTATGCGTTGCCACAATCTCCACAAACTTTCAAACAATTATTGATGGTAGGTGGAATGGATAAATATTTCCAAATCGTGAAATGTTTCCGTGACGAGGATTTACGTGCAGACAGACAACCAGAGTTTACACAAATTGACTGCGAAATGGCTTTTGTGGAGCAAGAAGACATTTTAAATGTATTTGAAGGTTTGACCCGTCATTTGCTAAAAGAAATAAAAGGTATCGAAGTAGACAAATTCCCAAGAATCACTTACGATTATGCCATGAAAACATACGGAAATGACAAACCGGACATTCGTTTCGGAATGGAATTTGGTGAATTGAACGAATTTGCACAACATAAAGATTTCCCAGTTTTCAATGCAGCCGAATTGGTTGTGGGAATAGCAGTTCCTGGAGCTGGAAATTATACCCGTAAAGAAATTGACGCCTTGATTGACTGGGTAAAACGTCCACAAGTAGGCGCCAGCGGAATGGTTTATGCAAAATGTAACGATGATGGAACTTTCAAATCATCTGTAGATAAATTCTACGATCAGGAAGACTTGACTAATTGGGCAAAAACAACAGGAGCAAAACCTGGTGATATGATTTTTGTGCTTTCTGGACCAGCAGACAAGACAAGAGCACAATTAAGTGCCTTACGTATGGAATTAGCAACTCGTTTGGGATTAAGAAATCCAGCCGAATTTGCACCTCTTTGGGTTGTAGATTTCCCATTATTGGAATTTGATGAAGAAAGCGGTCGCTACCACGCAATGCACCATCCATTTACTTCTCCGAAACCGGAAGATATGCACTTATTGGAAACAGATCCTGGAAAAGTTCGTGCCAATGCTTATGACATGGTTTTGAACGGAAATGAAATTGGAGGAGGTTCAATTCGTATTCACGACAAAGCGACACAACAATTAATGTTTAAATATTTAGGCTTTACAGAAGAAGAAGCAAAAGCACAATTTGGCTTCCTAATGGATGCTTTCCAATTTGGAGCACCTCCTCACGGTGGTTTAGCTTTTGGATTGGACCGTCTAGTCGCTATTTTAGGTGGACAAGAGACTATTCGTGATTTTATTGCATTCCCAAAAAACAACTCGGGAAGAGACGTAATGATTGACGCTCCGTCAGTTATTGATGAATCACAATTAAAGGAATTACATATTAAATTAAATTTAACAAATTAG
- a CDS encoding TlpA disulfide reductase family protein, translating to MKKIFVSSLLLFGALNVIGQAKDQIKFTAKIANRNSDTLVIQGKDFKQVIPINKKEIFVASFDAPKGFYVFSDGVESSRLYLKPNSDITLTMNAKEFDETIVYKGKGVNESNFLAQQALRNEKLEEAFAKEPAEFAVLFESKKKADIESLEKGSFDPEFITAMKSNFVRFNEFASQENERVLKANKMVGNSSPEFDYENHKGGKTKLSDLKGKYVYIDLWAIWCGPCRAEIPFLQKIEEKYHGKNIEFVSISIDKAKDIEKWKKFVADKNLGGVQLFADKDWESEFVKSYGVNGIPRFILIDPNGNILNPDADRPSSAELQTQLDTLLK from the coding sequence ATGAAGAAAATTTTTGTCAGTAGCCTATTGCTTTTTGGCGCTTTGAATGTTATCGGTCAAGCCAAAGATCAAATTAAATTTACAGCTAAAATTGCAAATAGAAATAGTGACACTTTAGTCATTCAGGGAAAAGATTTTAAACAAGTTATTCCGATTAACAAAAAGGAAATCTTTGTGGCTTCTTTTGATGCTCCAAAAGGATTTTATGTGTTTTCTGATGGGGTTGAATCTTCGAGATTATATTTAAAACCAAATTCAGACATTACTCTAACAATGAATGCCAAGGAATTTGATGAAACTATTGTTTATAAAGGTAAAGGTGTAAACGAAAGTAATTTTCTGGCACAACAGGCTTTAAGGAATGAAAAACTTGAAGAGGCTTTTGCTAAAGAGCCTGCGGAATTTGCTGTGTTATTTGAGTCTAAGAAAAAAGCAGATATTGAAAGTTTGGAGAAAGGATCTTTCGATCCGGAATTTATAACTGCTATGAAAAGTAATTTTGTACGTTTTAATGAATTTGCTTCACAAGAAAATGAAAGAGTACTTAAAGCAAATAAAATGGTTGGGAATTCTTCTCCTGAATTTGATTATGAAAATCATAAAGGAGGAAAAACCAAACTTTCTGATTTAAAAGGTAAATATGTTTACATAGATCTTTGGGCAATATGGTGCGGACCTTGTAGAGCTGAAATACCTTTTCTTCAAAAAATTGAAGAGAAATACCACGGAAAGAATATCGAGTTTGTGAGTATTTCGATTGACAAAGCAAAAGATATTGAAAAATGGAAAAAATTTGTTGCTGATAAAAATTTAGGAGGAGTTCAATTATTTGCAGATAAGGATTGGGAATCTGAATTTGTAAAAAGTTATGGTGTAAACGGAATCCCGAGATTTATATTAATTGATCCAAACGGAAATATTTTAAATCCAGATGCTGATAGACCTTCATCTGCAGAATTACAGACACAATTAGATACTTTATTGAAATAA
- a CDS encoding toxin-antitoxin system YwqK family antitoxin yields the protein MKKLVILVAVLFSGVIFAQDAKPVLEPFGKKIKATYFYENGQVQQEGYFENGKLEGIWVSYNESGDKTSSGEYVAGVKTGKWFFWSQIDGKNSLSEVDFSNNKVEKVKNWRQDAFATSNE from the coding sequence ATGAAAAAGCTTGTAATTTTAGTAGCGGTATTATTCTCAGGGGTTATTTTTGCACAAGATGCGAAACCCGTTTTAGAGCCATTCGGCAAAAAAATCAAAGCCACCTATTTTTATGAAAATGGGCAAGTGCAACAAGAAGGCTACTTTGAAAATGGTAAATTAGAAGGAATCTGGGTTTCCTATAATGAATCCGGAGATAAAACTTCCTCAGGAGAATATGTTGCTGGTGTAAAAACAGGCAAATGGTTTTTCTGGTCTCAAATAGATGGAAAAAATAGTCTTAGCGAAGTAGATTTCTCCAACAACAAAGTTGAAAAAGTTAAAAATTGGAGACAAGATGCTTTTGCAACTTCAAACGAGTAG
- a CDS encoding DUF4242 domain-containing protein, translating into MPKYVIEREIPNAGNLTPAQLKEISNTSCDVLRKMGPEIQWKHSYVTDDKIYCVYIAPNAEMIKEHADKGGFPANKISLVSEIIDPVTAE; encoded by the coding sequence ATGCCAAAGTATGTTATTGAAAGGGAAATTCCAAACGCAGGGAATTTAACACCAGCACAATTAAAAGAGATATCAAATACGTCTTGTGATGTCTTAAGAAAAATGGGGCCAGAAATACAGTGGAAACACAGTTATGTGACTGATGACAAAATTTATTGTGTTTACATTGCTCCAAACGCAGAAATGATTAAGGAACATGCCGATAAGGGTGGGTTTCCAGCCAATAAAATAAGTCTTGTTTCGGAAATTATCGACCCGGTTACTGCGGAGTAG
- a CDS encoding TMEM143 family protein: MQLEHYIPFDKEFLLEEQLAEYAGDEKQAEDFKKLFDIIEHYFHYEAFNLIRNLKQNYALFDPDINPKEREAFVGKSDISLFKETLLKVLDRGNYSRVDQETLDKAFQDSDLIGLKLDINIADYKEYGLYVRGQHKAKEKVSKYFFWKKEIEIEYYDRVMIYLNYHEADYYKEKKNRSNKMPIDPGTIVLKIFKRVPKNDVETIFPNAVPMMSTTDKLLLWVPGLVGGISLLSAKVIPALIKMQSAVESGETIDLLNSKTSLNQGLIALGILGAYLFRQYNNFVNKKIKYSKMLSDSLYFKNIGNNSGAFYSLLNSSEEEVLKETILAYSFLNRSETPITEEELDHQIESWFKTKHNTDLDFDVKDALFKLKNTGLGSETNGKWSVIPLDKALIRIDEIWDGVFEYNQLVTN, from the coding sequence ATGCAACTAGAACACTATATCCCATTTGATAAGGAATTCTTACTCGAAGAACAACTGGCGGAATACGCAGGTGATGAAAAGCAGGCTGAGGATTTCAAAAAGCTGTTTGATATCATTGAGCATTATTTCCACTATGAAGCTTTTAACCTAATCCGTAATTTGAAACAAAATTATGCCTTGTTTGATCCGGACATAAATCCAAAAGAACGCGAGGCATTTGTTGGCAAAAGTGACATTTCGCTTTTCAAAGAGACGCTGCTTAAAGTTTTGGACCGAGGCAATTATAGCCGAGTGGATCAGGAAACTCTGGATAAGGCTTTTCAAGATTCGGATTTGATTGGTTTGAAATTGGACATTAACATTGCCGATTATAAAGAATACGGATTGTATGTTAGAGGTCAGCATAAAGCAAAAGAAAAGGTTTCCAAATACTTTTTTTGGAAGAAGGAAATAGAGATCGAATATTATGATCGCGTGATGATTTACCTTAATTACCACGAGGCCGATTATTATAAGGAAAAGAAAAACCGTTCGAACAAAATGCCGATTGATCCTGGCACCATCGTCTTGAAAATCTTCAAACGAGTTCCCAAAAACGATGTTGAAACGATATTCCCGAATGCAGTTCCGATGATGTCCACAACCGACAAGCTATTATTGTGGGTTCCGGGTCTTGTGGGTGGAATTTCTTTATTGAGTGCCAAAGTAATTCCGGCACTGATTAAAATGCAATCGGCCGTTGAATCTGGTGAAACAATAGATTTGCTAAACAGTAAAACGTCGCTAAATCAAGGTTTGATCGCACTTGGAATATTGGGTGCGTACTTATTCCGTCAATACAACAACTTTGTGAACAAGAAGATAAAGTATTCGAAAATGCTTTCGGATAGTCTTTATTTCAAAAATATAGGAAATAATAGCGGTGCGTTTTATTCTTTATTAAACTCTTCGGAAGAAGAAGTGCTTAAGGAAACTATCTTGGCCTACTCCTTTTTGAACAGAAGCGAAACTCCGATAACAGAAGAAGAACTCGATCACCAAATTGAATCTTGGTTTAAAACAAAACACAATACAGACCTTGACTTTGATGTTAAAGATGCTTTATTTAAATTAAAAAACACCGGACTTGGTTCTGAAACCAATGGCAAATGGTCAGTTATTCCTTTGGACAAGGCACTCATTAGAATAGACGAGATATGGGATGGGGTTTTTGAGTACAATCAATTGGTTACAAACTAA
- a CDS encoding type II toxin-antitoxin system RelE/ParE family toxin codes for MPRYIISEKALDDINKIWIYIAENWSIEQADRYYNLLFDEIEYIVDNFEMARDFGNVRKNYRCSKVKSHLVFFKKIESNEIEVIRILHERMDIETQLSIQL; via the coding sequence ATGCCAAGATATATAATAAGCGAGAAAGCTCTTGACGACATTAACAAAATTTGGATTTACATCGCTGAAAACTGGTCTATTGAGCAAGCAGACCGCTACTATAATTTGCTTTTTGACGAAATCGAATATATAGTTGATAATTTTGAAATGGCACGTGATTTTGGGAATGTCAGAAAAAATTATAGATGTTCAAAAGTAAAATCTCATTTAGTCTTTTTTAAGAAAATAGAATCTAATGAAATCGAGGTCATCAGGATTTTACATGAAAGAATGGATATTGAAACCCAATTGAGCATCCAACTTTGA
- a CDS encoding type II toxin-antitoxin system ParD family antitoxin: MARNTSILLGDHFENFINEQISSGKYSSVSEVVRTALRVFEQEENKTKSLINELKIGEKSAKIKNFDRKKNLEQLKANFRT, translated from the coding sequence ATGGCACGAAATACTTCTATATTATTAGGCGATCATTTTGAAAATTTTATAAATGAGCAAATTTCCTCTGGAAAATATAGTTCTGTAAGTGAGGTTGTAAGAACTGCTTTGAGAGTTTTTGAGCAAGAAGAGAACAAAACAAAATCTTTAATCAACGAACTTAAAATTGGTGAAAAAAGTGCTAAGATTAAAAATTTTGACCGCAAAAAAAATCTTGAGCAACTTAAAGCAAATTTCAGAACATAG
- a CDS encoding efflux RND transporter permease subunit: MSHQSKEFGISSWAVENRVTVYILTLLIVITGVIAYVTMPREDFPEIIENKVYISSVFPGNSAEDVEKLIIKPLEKEIKNISGVDKITSSSFQDYGMIIVEFEDKVTILDAKTKIKDKVDIVKADTDWPNLDNGSKVEPSVFELNISEEVPILNINLQGNYTTQQLKKYGELLQDDIEEIPEVKKVDILGVDDKEVEIAVDIFKMTAAQVSFDDIQNAVKYENMTLSGGNLISQGSRNNIRIVGEIKDPKELENIIVKHNGGTVYLKDIAVVKFKEKEKTTYAREKGSEVVMLNVKKRSNQNMISAIEQVKEKIKEAQASYLPSNLKIELTNDQSSRVEHQVDELSNHIIFGIVLVMIVLMFTMGLRNSLFVGAAIPLSMLMAFSILSAFGLTLNTMVLFGLVMGLGMLVDDGIVVVDNVFANMKKGMPRVQASKIGIGEIAWPVIASTATTLMAFLPFALWPGTMGKFMKYFPMTLTVTLSASLFVAMVVNAAMTGGSMEIEDKNVTKKSAKIYSIIFTIIAVIFVLLGNIYDSKLARAIGHLAILSFVFMWLYKLKLYQWTQDFQHSFFPRMEDKYKTFLAKILTKKRAWIALLGIIGMLFFSFVLLGIFPRKVLFFPDNIPNQVIAYIEYPQGTDITKTNKATLFVEKQVISILSKYVDPKTNKNYLAESIVSQVGVGAGNPNVDAGSASETPFKGKVTVNFSEFKFRRGINTADILEEIRGKVKGIAGATVTVEKDANGPPAGYPISIQLTGIDYDEMLKEADKMITFINSKNIPGIERLSIDVNKESPELEVKVDRVSAGSLGVSTGQLGFNLRRSVYGQEISTYKEGDDDYNITMRMQDDQRKNENILFNQSLTFRNQTNGQMMQVPISAVSETEKTTTYNQIKRKNQKRIMTVYSNVLTGYNADEITKQIAADLKGYHLPKTVTYSFSGVQEEQGKNQSFLFYALFLALSGITIIIVLQFNSVSKTMVILFTVLLSFSGVFYGYVIANMDFVILMTMMGIISLAGIVVKNGIVLMDFFVLLLDKKVADNHLESHDDLTIEEIKEVIIESGKSRLRPVLLTALTAVLGLIPLAIGLNFDFFSLITDLNPHIFMGGDNVIFWGPLAWTIIFGLTYATVLTLVMVPVMFYLVKRMKYWLRDRRKAEPIEI; the protein is encoded by the coding sequence ATGAGCCATCAAAGTAAAGAATTCGGAATATCAAGTTGGGCTGTCGAAAATCGCGTTACAGTATATATCTTGACTTTATTGATTGTAATCACTGGAGTTATTGCCTATGTTACGATGCCTCGAGAGGATTTTCCGGAAATTATAGAAAATAAAGTTTACATCTCATCTGTTTTCCCAGGAAACTCAGCTGAGGATGTAGAGAAATTAATCATCAAACCTCTTGAAAAGGAAATCAAGAACATTAGTGGAGTAGATAAAATTACGTCTAGCTCTTTCCAAGATTACGGAATGATTATCGTTGAATTTGAAGATAAGGTTACCATCTTGGATGCCAAAACCAAAATTAAGGACAAAGTAGATATCGTAAAAGCAGATACCGACTGGCCAAATCTTGACAATGGAAGTAAAGTAGAACCAAGCGTATTTGAATTGAACATTTCGGAGGAAGTGCCAATTCTGAACATCAATTTACAAGGAAACTACACCACCCAACAACTTAAAAAATATGGAGAGTTGCTTCAAGATGATATTGAAGAAATTCCTGAAGTAAAAAAAGTAGACATTCTGGGTGTTGATGATAAAGAAGTGGAAATTGCCGTTGACATTTTTAAAATGACAGCTGCACAAGTTTCTTTTGACGACATTCAAAATGCAGTGAAATACGAGAATATGACACTTTCGGGAGGGAATTTAATTTCTCAAGGATCTAGAAACAACATTAGAATTGTGGGTGAAATCAAAGATCCGAAAGAACTGGAAAACATCATTGTAAAACACAATGGAGGAACAGTTTACCTGAAAGATATTGCAGTTGTTAAGTTCAAAGAAAAAGAAAAAACGACTTATGCCCGTGAGAAAGGATCCGAAGTGGTGATGTTGAACGTGAAGAAACGTTCGAATCAAAATATGATTTCGGCTATTGAACAGGTTAAAGAAAAAATTAAAGAAGCCCAAGCATCCTATTTGCCATCCAACTTAAAAATTGAATTGACAAACGATCAATCTTCACGTGTTGAGCACCAGGTTGACGAATTATCCAATCACATCATCTTCGGGATTGTGTTGGTAATGATCGTATTGATGTTTACAATGGGGCTTAGAAACTCTTTGTTTGTCGGAGCTGCCATTCCATTATCGATGTTAATGGCGTTTAGTATTCTTTCGGCATTTGGACTGACCTTGAATACTATGGTACTTTTCGGCTTGGTTATGGGACTGGGAATGTTGGTGGATGACGGTATCGTGGTGGTTGACAACGTATTTGCCAATATGAAAAAGGGAATGCCTCGTGTTCAGGCTTCCAAAATAGGTATTGGTGAAATCGCCTGGCCAGTTATCGCTTCGACCGCAACGACTTTAATGGCATTCTTGCCTTTTGCTTTGTGGCCGGGAACAATGGGTAAATTTATGAAGTATTTCCCAATGACATTAACCGTAACATTATCAGCTTCGCTGTTTGTTGCGATGGTTGTCAATGCGGCTATGACGGGTGGCTCGATGGAAATTGAAGACAAAAATGTAACTAAAAAATCTGCAAAAATATACTCGATCATTTTTACGATTATAGCAGTTATTTTTGTTCTTCTGGGGAATATTTATGATTCTAAATTGGCAAGAGCAATTGGGCATTTAGCGATACTGTCTTTTGTATTTATGTGGTTATACAAATTAAAATTGTACCAATGGACGCAAGATTTCCAACACAGCTTTTTCCCGAGAATGGAAGATAAGTACAAAACATTTTTGGCCAAAATTTTAACCAAAAAAAGAGCTTGGATTGCCCTACTGGGAATTATCGGAATGTTATTTTTCTCTTTCGTGCTTTTGGGGATATTCCCTAGAAAAGTATTGTTCTTCCCAGATAACATCCCGAATCAGGTAATCGCCTATATCGAATACCCGCAAGGAACCGATATTACTAAAACCAATAAGGCTACGCTATTTGTGGAGAAACAGGTGATTTCTATTTTGAGCAAATATGTAGATCCAAAAACAAACAAAAACTACTTGGCCGAATCAATCGTGTCCCAAGTGGGTGTTGGTGCTGGAAATCCAAATGTGGATGCGGGATCGGCCTCCGAAACTCCTTTCAAAGGGAAAGTAACGGTGAATTTTTCTGAGTTCAAATTCAGAAGAGGAATCAACACCGCCGATATCCTAGAAGAAATTAGAGGTAAAGTAAAAGGAATTGCTGGAGCTACCGTAACAGTCGAAAAAGATGCCAATGGACCACCAGCCGGTTATCCAATCAGTATTCAGTTGACAGGAATTGATTATGACGAAATGTTGAAAGAAGCTGACAAGATGATCACTTTTATCAATTCTAAAAACATACCCGGAATTGAGCGTTTGAGTATTGATGTCAATAAAGAAAGTCCGGAACTTGAGGTAAAAGTGGACCGTGTAAGCGCAGGAAGTTTAGGAGTTTCGACAGGGCAATTGGGATTCAATTTGCGTCGTTCCGTATATGGGCAGGAAATCTCGACATATAAAGAAGGCGATGATGATTACAACATCACTATGCGTATGCAGGATGACCAACGCAAGAACGAAAACATATTGTTCAATCAGTCCTTGACGTTCCGAAACCAAACCAACGGACAAATGATGCAAGTACCTATTTCTGCCGTTTCGGAAACAGAGAAAACAACCACGTACAACCAAATCAAAAGAAAAAACCAAAAACGTATTATGACGGTTTATTCCAATGTTTTGACTGGTTACAATGCCGATGAAATTACCAAGCAAATTGCAGCTGATTTAAAAGGCTATCACTTACCAAAAACTGTTACCTATTCCTTTTCGGGAGTACAGGAAGAGCAAGGTAAAAACCAAAGCTTCCTGTTCTATGCACTGTTTTTGGCTTTGTCCGGAATCACCATCATCATCGTGTTACAGTTTAATTCGGTTTCCAAAACTATGGTTATCCTCTTTACGGTATTGCTGAGTTTCAGTGGAGTATTTTACGGTTACGTGATTGCTAATATGGATTTCGTGATCCTGATGACGATGATGGGAATCATTTCTCTCGCGGGTATTGTGGTGAAGAACGGAATCGTATTAATGGATTTCTTTGTTTTATTATTGGACAAAAAAGTAGCCGATAACCATTTGGAAAGCCACGACGACCTTACTATAGAAGAAATCAAGGAAGTAATCATCGAATCCGGTAAATCAAGGTTGCGTCCTGTATTGCTAACCGCCTTGACGGCTGTATTGGGATTGATCCCGCTGGCCATCGGACTAAATTTTGACTTCTTCTCCTTAATAACCGACTTGAATCCGCACATTTTTATGGGAGGAGACAACGTGATTTTCTGGGGACCTTTGGCCTGGACGATCATCTTTGGACTGACCTACGCCACGGTATTAACTTTGGTAATGGTACCCGTAATGTTCTATTTGGTGAAAAGAATGAAATATTGGTTGAGAGATCGAAGAAAAGCTGAACCTATCGAAATATAG
- a CDS encoding efflux RND transporter periplasmic adaptor subunit produces MKKILILTTLSIVLIACNSSEKNQSVESIIASKDAKALTAKKAELQTQLTQIDEALATLDVNKEVEALVTAVKLKDTLFNHYLEVQGNINTNENVLIQPEFPGNLVELNVKAGQKVSKGQVLGRTDDGGMSQQLASAENQYALAKTTFERQKNLWSQKIGSEIQYLQAQTQMISAQKSVAQIKAQIAKTVIRAPFSGTIDELFVEKGEVVSASPKGLMRIVNLGNMYVSTSIPETYIGKLKIGTEVDVYLSSLGKTYKGKVRQIGNFINPNNRSFGIEVSVPNPENLLRPNQVAKLKVIDYVSKNAVVVPTNVIQQDSKKNNFVYTVANSTGKTGIAKKVIVTIGQSSDNVTEILSGLDADAIIVTEGMNTISDGMKLNF; encoded by the coding sequence ATGAAAAAGATACTAATCTTAACCACCCTTTCAATTGTATTGATTGCCTGTAATTCATCCGAGAAAAACCAATCAGTCGAGAGTATCATTGCATCCAAAGACGCAAAAGCATTAACCGCAAAAAAAGCCGAACTGCAAACGCAACTTACCCAAATTGACGAAGCATTGGCTACTTTGGATGTAAACAAAGAAGTAGAAGCGTTGGTTACTGCCGTAAAATTGAAAGACACTTTATTCAACCATTATCTTGAAGTACAAGGAAATATTAATACCAATGAAAATGTATTGATTCAACCTGAATTTCCAGGAAACTTAGTGGAGTTGAATGTAAAAGCGGGACAAAAAGTAAGCAAAGGGCAAGTTTTAGGACGCACGGATGATGGAGGTATGAGTCAACAATTGGCCAGTGCCGAAAATCAATATGCTCTTGCCAAAACTACTTTTGAGCGTCAAAAAAATCTATGGAGTCAAAAGATTGGTTCTGAAATCCAATACCTTCAGGCTCAAACCCAAATGATTTCTGCTCAAAAATCAGTAGCCCAAATCAAAGCTCAAATAGCCAAAACAGTAATCAGAGCGCCGTTTTCAGGAACTATTGATGAACTTTTTGTTGAAAAAGGAGAAGTTGTTTCAGCCAGTCCAAAAGGATTAATGCGAATCGTAAATCTAGGCAATATGTATGTTTCCACTTCTATTCCGGAAACGTATATCGGAAAACTAAAAATCGGTACCGAAGTGGATGTATACTTATCTTCATTGGGCAAAACCTACAAAGGAAAAGTGCGTCAAATAGGTAATTTCATCAATCCAAACAACAGAAGTTTCGGAATCGAAGTTAGTGTTCCAAATCCAGAAAATTTATTGCGTCCTAACCAAGTGGCCAAACTGAAAGTGATTGATTATGTTAGCAAAAATGCTGTGGTTGTTCCAACAAATGTGATTCAACAGGATTCAAAGAAAAACAACTTTGTATATACCGTAGCCAACTCAACCGGAAAAACAGGTATTGCCAAAAAAGTGATTGTTACAATAGGACAGTCCTCAGACAATGTAACCGAAATCCTAAGCGGTTTGGATGCAGATGCCATAATAGTTACTGAGGGGATGAACACCATTTCGGATGGGATGAAATTAAACTTTTAA